In Manis javanica isolate MJ-LG chromosome X, MJ_LKY, whole genome shotgun sequence, the DNA window CGCAAATGCCCTGCACCCGCTCAGCCTCTTCAGGAAACATGAAGTCCTTCACACACAGAGTGCCTCAAGTCTGGCTGGCTGTGAAGACACCCACCCCAAGGGAAGGGGTGCTTCCTCCCGGACCCTCCCCATGGCCAGGGGCCCTGCAGCTTCCCAGCTCGCCTctgtcctggggctgcagggctgctctGCCAGGGCTGAGGAGGACCCCCCTCGGTGAGGAGTGGCGGGGGGTGGGGAACGCGCACCAGGACGCCGGTGGTCACGGAAGCCGGCTCTGCCGTGCCAGCAGCCCTAACTCTCCGGGATGCTCCTTTGGCTACAGAGTCTTTGGGCTGGGCACCCAACCAATCGAGTCCACCTCACTACTAGCCCTCTCCACTGCCCGTACCCACCACCTTCCAACccgcctccccccacctcccagccagaCTCCCCCAACTACTGAAATCCCCATTCCCCAGAACCCTCTGCCGCTTCCCACCACTTGACCTCCCGCCCCCAACTTCCCACCCCTCACTTTTCCGCACCCCTCCCCCACGCCCCCACCtatcaccaccccacccccaccccacctcactacCACACCTCTGCACAGCCACTTCCACCCCCCTCCCACCATTGTGCCCCCACAGTGGTCCCCAAATCCTTGAACCACCGACTTCCAACACCCAAATACCCCCACACCTCACCTCGCCTCAGAGCTCCCCACCATCCCCAGATCCACATCCCACGCCACCGTCCCCCCAACTCCCCACACCCACCGCCACACATCCCCCCATGCACCCAACATCCGAACCCCCACatccccccttcttccccccactgccccacctccccccatCCCACCACCACACCACATCCACTAAggacctggggaggcagggccctgggcctcGTGAGCCGCGGCAGGTGGGAGAAGGCGGGGCTTAAGGGAGGCCCAGGGGGCGGAGCGAGGAACGCCCGGAATCCTTGTGCgctcctcctggcagcctccaggGGACGCTCCGACCCCACATCCGGATGTGACGTCATTAGCCTTCTGCCCGGGAGGCTTGAGGGACGGGACGGCCTCGGTGTCAGACGCCGGATTCAGGTCACCCGCAAGGGCCCCAGGTAGAACCCGGGGGAGGCCTGAGGGCCCCCGCCCAAGAATCCAGGGGGGCCATGCCATTGCTCAAAGAGGCCCTGGGAGGGTCCTCAGGCTGGGCACCGCCTCCCACATGCCACACCCATGTCCCCGCCCACCATTTTGAATTATGAGCATGAAGGCCTTGGTCTGAGGAGGGAACCcaggtgggctggggctggggacagaCACACCAGGAGTCAacaggaggccaggagggagggccgAGGGCGCCCCCAGAACCCACCTCAGCCGCAGTCATCTACCCAGGGAAACCCCCGGGTTGGTGACCCGTTGAGACGACCGCAGACGTCCCGCAGGGGTGtgtcagggcagggagggccctgGTCTGAGGGGACGGCCCCGGTCAACATTCACAAGATCCCAGGCCCTGCCCGCGTTGGGGGTGAGGaccctgagggaggaggggaaggggccccAGACGAGCCGCCCCTGCCTGTCACCCCTGGCTTCCTCCTCCGGGCCTCAGAGGGACTGGGGACTGGGACCGGCTTAAGGAGCAGGGCCGCCCTTGGATAAGGGACCGGCCTTCCCGTCGGCACTGGGAGCCCCGAGCTGGGATGGCAGTCCTGGCAGCGAGGTGCCCCTCAGGCCCTCTTTCAGGGAATCCAGGAAGCGGCCGGTGAGGAAGGCGTCGGTGTGAGGCACGTGTCCTGAGGTCGCAGACCCGCAGAGGCCCAGGCCAAGCCAGGAGTCAAGGTGGGGCTCCCGACCTCACCGTGTTCCCAGGGCTCTCCTACCCCACACAGCGGGTCCCCGTCGCCCAGGCCTCCGACGCCCCCTGTCCCCCCGGGCACCCACCTCCTgctgtttctccttccctccagctgcTCAACAAGTCATGGCTGGTCCTCCCCCGAAGCGACGGCGCTACATGCCCGAGGAAGGCCTTCCGACCCTCACGGAGACCCAGGGCCTCGTGGGTGCACAGGACCCTGGGGCGACAGAGGAggttgcttcctcctcctcctccaggtcctCCGCCTCCACCGcgtcctcctccttcctctcctctgcctcttgCTTTGCTCATATCTCAGGCGGTGAGGAAGAGGTTTCTATGGTCTCACCAACCCCGAGTCCCGTTCAGGGCCCTGAgcgtgcctgcccctcccccactgcctctgCCTCCGTGCCACCCACACAATCCGATGGTGGCTCCGGCAGCGCAATGGAGGTGGGTCTGGGCACGCCACAGGTCCTTAGTTCCTTTCCCAGTATCGTGATTCACGACAAAGCAGCTCAGCTGgtggccttcctgctcctcaaGTATGTTGCCATGGAGTCGACCACGAAGGCGGAGATGCTGGAGGTGCTGGGCCTGGATCACCAGGACCAGTTCCCTGTGATCTTCAGCCGCGTCTCCGAGTGCTTGCAGCTGGCCTTTCGCATCGACATGGAGGAAGGGGATCCCAGCGACCACTCCTACATGCTCGTCACATTCCCGGGCCTCAACTACAGCGGGCTGCTGAGCTATGAGCACAGCTTGCCCAAAAGCGGCCTCCTGCTGTTTCTCCTGACCATAATCTTCCTGGAGGGTGGCTCAGTCCCTGAGGCAAAGGTGTGGGAAATGCTGTGTGTCATAGGGATATTTCCCGGGAGGGCGCACGTCATCTTCGGGGACCCCAGGGAGCTCATCGCCCAGGTCTGGGTGCGGGAGCAGTACCTGGAGTACCGGCAGGTGCCCGACAGGGATCCCGCTCGCTTCCACCTGCTTTGGGGATGCAGGGCGCACATGGAGACCCACAGGGTGAAAGTCCTGGAGTTTATGGCCAAGGTCAAAGATTGCACCGCTATTGCCTCTCTGACCTGCTATGATTAGGCTTTGTGAGATCAGGAAGGGCCAGGCCAGGCTAGCATTGCTGCCGCAGACGATGCTACTGCCATGGCCCGTGCAAGTTCTAGTAGAACGTCCCCTGGCTTCTGCCCTGAGTGACGTCTATGCACCCTGTCCCATCTGGGTAGTCAAAGGCCAGTCAGTGAACGAAGCGGTGGAGGGCAAGGCTGGGGCACtttatcttcctttattttttgtattttcagattttacttattttagaaaGTTTCTTATCAGAATCGAATTGTAGATTGACATTGCTCACACATTTACTGCTCTTTATCTGGTTGATTAGAAATAGTTTTGCTATATTGtaaaacaagatggaaaacctaatATATTCTGTGTAGCTTGTAACTTCCTGTGACATTAGAATAAAAATGTCCTTGGAAATGGGAACAAATTTAgcagtgaaaaatagaaaataatttaaattgttaatttttgtattctcttataatttttaGTCTATAGTTGTATGAAAAAAGATACGTATCTAGATTTTCTTAGCTTCTTCAAGTatgtaaaagaaattaaatagtaATATATGGCATTCGTGCTCCCTGGCTCATTTACTCTCCCAAAGTCCCCGAGCCTCTGCTCACTGGAAGGCCCTGTGTTAGCGGTGGGTCACTGGGTAATCAGGACACCCCCACTCCACGCACCCACCTAATAGCGGTAGTCTAGGAGCTGCTGCCCTGTAAGGAAGGTGGGAGGTGTGCCCCAGGACCACAGAACCTTTAGTAAAGGAAGGGGTGAGCAGGTGCGGCTGCAGGGGAGGGTGTGCAGTCCCCATGCCCCAAGCTGGGCCGTCTGTGGCTTCGGGGCCCTGCAGATCCTCTGGTGGGATCCAGTGCActgaggctgggtgggggcagagccagCCTGGCCTATGGCGAGCTTAGGGATGAGAGGCAACGCTGAAATGCAGCGCTGCTCTGGTTAGTCACTTTTGGGTCTTGGGAAAACCCGGTGAGGTCTCCTCGGGGGAGGTAAGGGGGGTGCCCTGGACTCGTCCCCCAGTGCCATTGAAAAAAGCGCCCACCACCCTAGGTGTGGCATAGCCATCATCTGCAAGCATTTGCAGAGGCATAAGGGTCCCGCCCCTTGAAGTGATGCCCAGAAGTCAGTGGTGGGCAATCTTCTCCCTGGCCTGGGAGGGCGAGTACTGAGTCCCTGGAAACGACACTGGTATCGGTGGCCCTGATTTCCCTTTGACCCATGGTAAGCAAGGGTAGAGTTCCATGGGGATGAGATGAATCAAAATTGGTGATTTGAAGGAAGAGAAGCTGCCCAACCggggatttaaaagtagaaaagagaGGCCAGGAAAGGAACACTGAGACCAATGCAACGTGCTCCCTGATGGATGCATCTGTGTGGGTCCCTGTGTGCTTGTATCCTAGAAGGGAAAATTATACAATAAGAACAACTCATTGAGGATGAAAGGCATGACGTACATACTCGGAGACGGACCACCCTTTGGATGAACCTCTGCCTAGAATTCTAAAAATTCATCCCTGGATAGCCAGGTGGAGTAGGAAGAGATCTGATTTAAAAGAAAGTAACACCAACAGAATAAAGACTAAATTTCCCCCCGTCTGTCAAAGCCCCTCCGATGCTCCTTGGTCTCTCAAAATTATGTGCACATGCCCCGTTCTTCCAAGTTCCCAGTGAGTAGCACCCAATGTAACTTACAAGTTCTGAAAATGAGACCTCTCCACAGCATTTCTCTCCCTGTGGGCACATGCAGCTCCCATGTCATCATGGGCATACTTGCATTGCTGGACAGAACTGATCACAAATCTCCCTTCAGGAACGAACTGGTCATTATTATTGGGCTCAAATAAGTGTGTGTATTCTCTTTGATGTTCTGCTCAGGTCTTCTCTGAGACGTACCCAGCTAATATCTGCTCACATTTAGACTGGTTTCACCAGAGAATTCTTCATATCTCCAGGGAGAACTTCCCAGGTCCATTTCTGCTCTCTAGTAGC includes these proteins:
- the LOC140847439 gene encoding melanoma-associated antigen 10-like, which encodes MAGPPPKRRRYMPEEGLPTLTETQGLVGAQDPGATEEVASSSSSRSSASTASSSFLSSASCFAHISGGEEEVSMVSPTPSPVQGPERACPSPTASASVPPTQSDGGSGSAMEVGLGTPQVLSSFPSIVIHDKAAQLVAFLLLKYVAMESTTKAEMLEVLGLDHQDQFPVIFSRVSECLQLAFRIDMEEGDPSDHSYMLVTFPGLNYSGLLSYEHSLPKSGLLLFLLTIIFLEGGSVPEAKVWEMLCVIGIFPGRAHVIFGDPRELIAQVWVREQYLEYRQVPDRDPARFHLLWGCRAHMETHRVKVLEFMAKVKDCTAIASLTCYD